In Agromyces sp. 3263, a single genomic region encodes these proteins:
- a CDS encoding carbohydrate ABC transporter permease, whose protein sequence is MSHPDLPVNTDTVAMVTERRHSRRTHNPNEAGRGRKVLLYVVLALGAFTFLFPFYYMVVGSLQAKVDPSVAGAFPEPGNITMDNYVAINERINLLQGLVNSGIFTGGVLIGTVVFGVLAGYALAILHWRGRGVVFALALLVQVVPFQLLMIPLYVMIARDFGLADTYGGMILPFFINSTAVIIFRQYFLQLPKELWEAARIDGAGELRVLWSVALPLVRPAVLTTIILTFIGPWNEFLWPFLITKEAALQPLAVSLANFISNIAASTSNPFGAMMAGAVVLSIPAIVLFLFFQRYFVSTDLGSSVKG, encoded by the coding sequence ATGTCCCATCCCGATCTTCCGGTGAACACCGACACCGTCGCGATGGTGACCGAGCGCCGCCACTCGCGGCGCACGCACAACCCGAACGAGGCCGGCCGCGGGCGGAAGGTGCTGCTGTACGTGGTGCTCGCGCTCGGCGCGTTCACGTTCCTGTTCCCGTTCTACTACATGGTCGTCGGCTCCCTGCAGGCGAAGGTCGACCCATCGGTTGCGGGGGCGTTCCCCGAGCCGGGGAACATCACGATGGACAACTACGTCGCGATCAACGAGCGCATCAACCTGCTGCAGGGCCTCGTGAACTCGGGCATCTTCACGGGCGGCGTGCTGATCGGCACCGTCGTCTTCGGCGTGCTCGCGGGCTACGCGCTGGCGATCCTGCACTGGCGCGGTCGCGGCGTCGTGTTCGCGCTCGCGCTCCTCGTGCAGGTGGTGCCCTTCCAGCTGCTGATGATCCCGCTGTACGTGATGATCGCGCGCGACTTCGGCCTGGCCGACACGTACGGCGGCATGATCCTGCCGTTCTTCATCAACTCGACGGCGGTGATCATCTTCCGGCAGTACTTCCTGCAGTTGCCCAAGGAGCTCTGGGAGGCGGCCCGCATCGACGGCGCCGGCGAGTTGCGGGTGCTGTGGAGCGTGGCGCTCCCACTGGTGCGCCCGGCGGTGCTGACGACGATCATCCTCACCTTCATCGGACCGTGGAACGAGTTCCTGTGGCCGTTCCTCATCACGAAGGAGGCGGCGCTGCAGCCGCTCGCGGTGTCGCTCGCCAACTTCATCTCGAACATCGCGGCGTCGACCTCGAACCCGTTCGGGGCGATGATGGCCGGCGCGGTGGTGCTGTCCATTCCGGCGATCGTCCTGTTCCTGTTCTTCCAGCGCTACTTCGTCTCGACGGATCTCGGCTCGAGCGTGAAGGGATGA
- a CDS encoding sugar ABC transporter permease: MTAVSTPPPRVATSDGADAAPQRRRRRWLGENPLGLVFSAPYLVFVLVVFAYPIVFAVWMSFQDYFFAAPGAVVDRPFVGFANYVAVLQDPKVWQSFGNVGIFLLINVPLTVVFSLLLAYGLNTIVHAGIFFRISYYVPYVTASVAIVAVWLFLFSGDGLVNHLLGPLAPDPSWLVNSSLAMPTIALFVTWKGMAFYILLYLAALQNVSKELYEAASVDGAGRVRKFFSVTVPGVRPATFLVLLLATITGANLFTEPYLLTGGGGPNGASSSPVLLMYQKGIEQGNPDVASAIGVILIILVLLIAWIQRTFVGKED, from the coding sequence ATGACTGCGGTCAGCACTCCGCCGCCCCGGGTGGCGACGAGCGATGGGGCGGATGCCGCGCCCCAGCGCCGCCGCCGCCGGTGGCTCGGCGAGAATCCCCTCGGGCTCGTGTTCAGCGCGCCATACCTGGTGTTCGTGCTCGTCGTGTTCGCGTACCCGATCGTCTTCGCCGTGTGGATGTCGTTCCAGGACTACTTCTTCGCGGCTCCGGGCGCCGTCGTCGACCGGCCGTTCGTCGGCTTCGCGAACTACGTCGCGGTGCTGCAGGACCCGAAGGTCTGGCAGTCCTTCGGCAACGTCGGCATCTTCCTGCTCATCAACGTGCCGCTCACGGTCGTGTTCTCGCTGCTGCTCGCCTACGGCCTGAACACCATCGTGCATGCCGGCATCTTCTTCCGGATCAGCTACTACGTGCCGTACGTCACCGCCTCGGTGGCCATCGTGGCCGTGTGGCTGTTCCTGTTCAGCGGCGACGGGCTCGTGAACCACCTGCTCGGACCGCTCGCGCCCGATCCGTCGTGGCTCGTGAACTCGTCTTTGGCCATGCCGACGATCGCCCTCTTCGTCACGTGGAAGGGCATGGCGTTCTACATCCTCCTCTACCTCGCCGCGCTGCAGAACGTGTCGAAGGAGCTCTACGAGGCGGCATCCGTCGACGGAGCGGGCCGGGTGCGCAAGTTCTTCTCGGTCACCGTGCCGGGCGTGCGTCCCGCGACGTTCCTCGTGCTGCTGCTGGCGACCATCACGGGGGCGAACCTGTTCACCGAGCCCTACCTGCTCACCGGGGGCGGCGGGCCCAACGGCGCCTCGTCGTCGCCCGTGCTGTTGATGTACCAGAAGGGCATCGAGCAGGGGAATCCCGATGTCGCGTCCGCCATCGGCGTGATCCTCATCATCCTCGTGCTGCTGATCGCGTGGATCCAGCGCACCTTCGTGGGAAAGGAAGACTGA
- a CDS encoding glycosidase has translation MDAATVPYSLTRVGVVMTPHPDQPFEAEGVLNPGSGRTPDGTLYLLPRLVAAGNVSRVGLARVVIEDGVPVGVEREGVVLEPDRGWERGVGNAGVEDPRVTWMGVLGLHVMTYVAYGPLGPRTAIAVSPDLREWRRLGPVLFAYDDALDMDLNLFHNKDTTFFPEPVTAPDGTPSLAVLHRPMWDLSETKPGQGVRVPAGVSDTRQSIWISYVPLDRVIDDVSAITLWEQHRFVAGPQYAFEELKIGGGPPPLRVPEGWLLLHHGVTGKLESAFSQQQHVNYAAGAMLLDADDPSTVLARTREPILAPETEEERSGIVPNVVFPTAIEEIDGVHYVFYGMADSKIGAARLDRTGGGAE, from the coding sequence ATGGATGCCGCAACCGTGCCCTACTCGCTGACGCGGGTCGGGGTCGTGATGACGCCGCATCCCGACCAGCCCTTCGAGGCAGAGGGGGTCCTGAACCCCGGGTCGGGCCGCACGCCCGACGGGACGTTGTACCTGCTGCCGCGCCTGGTGGCGGCGGGCAACGTGTCCCGTGTGGGCCTGGCCCGCGTGGTGATCGAGGACGGCGTGCCCGTCGGCGTCGAGCGCGAAGGCGTCGTGCTCGAGCCCGACCGTGGATGGGAGCGGGGCGTCGGCAATGCCGGCGTCGAGGACCCGCGCGTCACGTGGATGGGGGTGCTCGGGCTCCACGTGATGACGTACGTGGCGTACGGGCCGCTCGGCCCCCGCACCGCGATCGCCGTCTCGCCCGACCTGCGCGAGTGGCGACGGCTGGGACCGGTGCTGTTCGCCTACGACGACGCGCTCGACATGGACCTGAACCTGTTCCACAACAAGGACACGACGTTCTTCCCCGAGCCCGTGACGGCGCCTGACGGCACCCCGAGCCTCGCCGTGCTGCACCGGCCGATGTGGGACCTCAGCGAGACGAAGCCGGGGCAGGGCGTGCGCGTCCCCGCTGGGGTGAGCGACACCCGGCAGTCGATCTGGATCAGCTACGTGCCGCTCGACCGGGTGATCGACGACGTGTCGGCGATCACGCTCTGGGAGCAGCATCGGTTCGTCGCCGGCCCGCAGTACGCGTTCGAGGAACTGAAGATCGGCGGCGGGCCGCCGCCGCTGCGGGTCCCGGAGGGCTGGCTGCTGCTGCACCACGGGGTCACCGGCAAGCTCGAGAGCGCCTTCTCCCAGCAGCAGCACGTGAACTACGCGGCGGGCGCGATGCTGCTCGACGCCGACGACCCGAGCACCGTGCTCGCCCGCACCCGCGAGCCGATCCTCGCGCCCGAGACCGAGGAGGAGCGCAGCGGCATCGTGCCGAACGTGGTCTTCCCCACGGCGATCGAGGAGATCGACGGCGTGCACTACGTCTTCTACGGAATGGCCGATTCGAAGATCGGGGCGGCCCGCCTCGACCGCACCGGAGGAGGAGCGGAATGA